A segment of the Zingiber officinale cultivar Zhangliang chromosome 8B, Zo_v1.1, whole genome shotgun sequence genome:
aatttgatccctgtgggttacacggattttgacttccaatcagaaaggggcaatagtaagatgacctcggggttttgtgtttactttaggaggtaaagccataatactggaggagtgttaagcatagatgtttttcagactccaccatagaagctgagtatgtggcagcctctgaggcagccatagaagccgaatggctcagaaacttcatgatggactcagacatgatttctggtttatccaaaattattacaatttattgtaataatagtggtgcagtagcaaactcgaagaaaccataagttcataaggcaagtaaacacaatagagcgcaagtaccacccaatacgagacatcatataacgaggagaagttgttgccgcctagattgcatcagatgataacttgagagatcctttcactaaggcccttccggcgaaagcttttgatcggcatgtggaggggatgggaattagatgtatggcagcagatatggcagcttagtcttttagtataagtgggagattgttagagtgtatactaaaagcctagcttttgcaaacatttattttgaaataaagaatcacattggtcaaaaatgtctacatttatgctaaatgtagttgttcaattaatttatattatagataacatggtgtgtggtgtcacacacagaagatcatgttatcagttctttataaattataaatagtagctcgtgactaagatgaaaaggaataaaccattggaatagtcgtagtgtaattaagtgttagtttatcttgactgataaattacactagtacactttgagtgtattgagcaggaccatttaaggtaagttctttttatactgacttgataaaagaacaacaccttaattattatggaaatgtgtgctcttaatcctaatataataacaagcacatatatttagtattcatttctttgacttatcaaagggtgagatttagctcgataaatcaatagacccgataagttgggaaatgatattacttatagtgtgtgttgttgattatagaaggaaactgtgtcctagtaatttaagttgataatgtccccaagaggagctcataaggattgtcatgttaaatcctgcaggtggacttagtccgacatgacgataaggatgagtggtactactcttggactgagatattaattaaaatgagttgtcagtaactcaattaattagtggacattcgacatcttaaacacagggagactaacacactcataataagaaagagcccaaaatgtaatttgggattggtgcggtagttcaataataattctttagtggaatgaattattattgatgaaattaagttgggtgttcgaggtgaacacgggaagtttaatttcatcgggagaccaaaatcaatttctccgctcggtccctatcgtagcctcttgtatatatagaattatacccaccacatacttgTTGGAACTTTGACgtccactagagggggggtgaatagcatctcacccaaatcgatggcttcctacgtattcgttagttgcacagcggaataatatgaaactaaatacgaatatgaaagctaaagataaagaaaggaaatgcaaaccaatgcacgttaatgtaatgtggttcggagataacttgctcctactccacggctgtccgtaaggtggatgatcccgatccttcggtggatgactccccggaaaacctccggctagctcaagctccttgtcggtcgccacaaacacttgaatacaagcacactgatcacacgagggcttgggagactctaataggctttaaccaagtctatttcgtcaaccatgcccaagcacctcgagctctattaaatagagttcgagaggaaaacactaagttgTTTTCCcactaccagttgactggtgtatacaccagtcgactggtcctttaagtgaagacCGTTACCCAACGatcgactaccagtcgactgctacagtataccagtcgactgctacagtgtatcagtcgactactacagtaatCAGTCGCCTGCTACAGtaatcagtcgactgctacagtgtcacaACTGTActgcagtactgctacagtgaaacctaaaaccataagatttcaccccgagtacaatcactcagcactcgtcctcgcccgaccaacctacacctagccttctagcctcctccatcagcctcgcatccttcggatgtctccccatccttcatgtcttgccttctggagcttccttcggccttgtctttattgtcgggtcttcctttgccaagaggctcctcacctccgaggcttcatccattgccaagtcatacttggacttacgttgccaagactacatgcttggacttacaccgccaagactcatccttggactttcctcctttgccaagatcacacttggactttccttgttgtacctgtatcctgcacactcacaatgcatatcaaatacaacaataaacctaacttaaactttttcccaaacatcaaaacttagggcacctagattgctccaacaatacccacttcttacccaccttatacccatcctaatggggtcggccaagcaagcttgggtcggccaaagcaattaggatgagtaagatggtgtggccaaccctagcttgaacccaagcttggtgtggccgaccacatcatattaaaaggattttatttttaaaatttttcttatatggattccatggttttaaaaaagagtttaaaatttaaatctttcttttttatagatttctataaaagattaagaaaagatttgatatatttccttatttgtagattgaaaggaagattttaattttgagaaaactttccttttttaaccatgttcatgatttaaaaagagagttttaaaattaaatatttccttttataagtttctacaaaagattaagaaaagattagatatctttccttatttgtagattgaaaggagattttaattttaaagataactttcctttttggaaatcatccacatgtttaaaagaaagattttaatttataaaattttcttttataaccaaccatgaagggataaattattagaaaatttttatttttaaaatttttgaaaacaaataaggaagttttaatttttgtttaaaacttgcctattgtggaagctcttaaggtggtcggtcatatgttttaaaaaaaaggaatttggtttcaattaattaaatattccttttcatggcaaaggaaataaggaagttttttatttaaatttccttatttgtcaagaccaaggattataaaagagatggtagaggagccttcatgggtgctaactctattctatttttcctccctcttttccttggttgtggtcggccctagagtttcttcctctccttttctcttcttccttaagTGGTCGGTTTTTATCTCTCTTGGAGCACTtgttggtggtcggttctagctaggagaagaaggagagaaaggagactttgtttcttgcatccattggagcttggtggtggtggtcgaacctctacatctcttggagaATTAGTGGTGTCCGAATCTAGcctggagaagaagaagcttggtggttctcgtctcggaagattgttgtccacacaacgtccgagattagaagaggaatacggtagaagatcaagaggttatttgcttacaaaggaaggtataactagtaattgttttccgcatcatactagtttttttttgtatgatttccaaacacaagaggcatatgattctaaagtttcagatttgtttcaaagttgtgtttcttttgttttgttttttggatttgtgattcgattgttcttttcagttaaacctaatgttattttaggaaattaaatattgaatttctattaaaggctttgtcgaggcagtggtggatgatccataccaagaaggcctagtgcctcgccatgtttgacctgggagctgattttagaaataaatatttaatcaactttataacataggtggatttggatcaatagtgttaagttccgcttgcgatccaaatctaaaccattaagaacagataagttaaatttggaatcaataatgttaagttccatttgcgattcctaatttaacttctaaaaaatacaataggttgtttaggaaaaagttcaatacttgtacaaaatttttgtacaatggaaccggtacgatcttcctaggaccaaccaatagtGGTGTATTTTTCGGAAGTTGCTCGGCTCTTGACTTACTTGAACAGTTCGTACTCTCCAATTGTCATGGTGATGTTGAGCTTACAAATATCCTCCATTGTCACATTCCAGAACAAGTGAaggagattcccacagacgacaccaaattgATTTTGTTCGAAATCTGATTCAGATGGAGGCCGGCGAAGATGGCATTGGTGTTGACAAAGAGGCGACTTTGACACACCCGATGTATGCATGTCCCAAAAGCAAACCCCCACATGGAACTCCCTAATCTATAGTATGAGAACTGATAGTACTTGAACTCTGCACACATTCAGACAAGCACCCAGAGCCTTAGAGACCAtaaaccaaggaaaaagtccctAGCGTAggccctccaacactcaagttagGTCATTTTCCCCTAGAAGAACAGTGTACAATGGAAAAAGAACTGCTGAAGACGAGTGCATATATGCGCATACTTGACTAaggaagaggacctccctttttatattacATTGCATACCTTCAGAGCTTGTCTGTTGTTAGAAAATACAGCTaattgggatgcagtgaagtggatttttagatacttgagaaatacagcTAATTATGACATCATATTCAGTAGACAACCAGAAGATCCTTTAGTTGCTGGGTACGTAAATACAGATTATGCAAGAAATTTAGATtacaggaggtctactacaggatacaTGTTCACTGTGGCAGAAGGACATATATGTtgaaaatctatgatacaatctattgttgcattgtttACTATGGAGTCGGAGTACATAGCAGTAGCTGAAGCaacgaaggaagctttatggTCTATAGGGTTGGTCAGAGAATTGGGTGTTCGGCAAGGTAGAATCAAGTTGTTATACGATAGTcggagtgctatctatttggcgaagaatcagATGTATTatgcgagaaccaaacacattgatatGAGGTTTCACAAGATGAAAGAGGTGATTACTTCTGGGGAAATTCAACTTAAAAAGGTTCATATGCAGACAATGCTGCAGACATGTTGACAAAGCTAGTGACTACAGAGAAGTTCAAACATTGCTTGAACTTAATCCACATCCATATATCTAGATGCTAGAGGAGGGAAGCCCAGACCTAGAGATCCAGGTAGAGTTTTGTTCAGATACTCGTTTTCTTTGAAGGAGTGAATATTCGCTAAGGTGGAGATGGTTGACGGGTGGCTCATATTTGGTTGAAGGTCAATGCaaggatgtcatggaagaaaaatctattaagatttttcgtaataaaattttgttacaattttttataataaaattttattacgatttttcataacagaaattTGTTACGATTTTATCGGGTCTGGGTTTAGGtactatttatagggatcattataAACCTATATATTGTATAATCACAATAATCATTGAATGTGATTATCTTGTGTAGAGAGGATTCTAATAAAGTTTCGGTCGTTTTTGTGGAGTAAGCACACtgtcgaaccacggtaactctttttttttctcctcttcttctccttccttgtgtTTGCTCATTTTGTGTGTCTTTGTCTCATTACTTCGCacgatctctttctctcttcccctTCTTTCGCATTAGATGTTGAAAAGTATTGTCCCCTTTTTGCGCAACATATATATTTGTAGCAACTACCTCCTAGCTTCTACATAATCGATCATAataaataatattcatttaaaaAGTAGTTGGTATAATCTCCTTAATTTATTTTGCTTATTAAAATTGATTGTAACCCCGATTATCAttctttaataaataaaaaaatataaaataatgatATTACGATAGAAGTTACCAATATTACTTTAATCaagttattaatttttaataaataaaattaatataagatAGTATTATTATAGAAGCTAACTACTTGCTATACATTGTAATTATATGTTAGCTTCTATATAGTCTATcatgattttatttaaaatatagtgGTATTATGaattactttttatttattttatttattaaaacattattttaatcCAGCTATTATTCTCcagtaaataattaataaaaataataatattatggtAGAAGCTAATAATCAATTCCTAAACGTCATAGAAACTAATTATAAATCGTTATAGAGGGCAGAGGGCAGGAGTTTGTACTTagctgttttaaattttaaaattgatccaTATTcgaaggagtttattttaaataAGTAAAGGGGGCGTCTCACGCTTTATCAAATGAGGAAGCCTCTTTTAATTTTTCCCACATACCAGTCTCCGGCGAGGTAACGTTTCCTCCCATTCGCCGTTCGTCAAACGTGTTGAAGCAGCGATTATATCATTGCTAATACATCGGCATGATAAGTCACTACCTGCCCGTTATAGCTACCTCAACGGTGTTAGGAACTACAACCGTGGGCTCTACTTGGCCCAGGAATATAATTTGAAGGTACGATTTGAGGAGACAATAATAGGTGAGAGAAGGATCTATTAATTTAGCTGGCACCGAAGTTAAGAATATTCTTTGGCGCTCATCTTCTCCTCTTTCGCTTCTCTTCTcgtctctcctctcctcttctaccgaATTTGAAAGTCCAACCACCGACCTTCTCTCTCTTCGTCTATAAATACCAATGTTTTTCTTCTCACTGCCTTGGAGCGCAAGCCAACGAGGAGGAGAAGGCCATGGCGGATCCTTGGttcatcatcttcctcttctttgtcAGCGTCTTATTGCCTATCGTCGTTGTATACCTCGCTTACAAGCACGACGAGCCGGTCGGCCCTCCGCGCTCAGCAGAGATCGGTAAGCCTCCTGTGCCTGCAACCTCAGTTCTTACCTCGTCGTCGCCGCCGCGATCGGATCGGCCGCGGAGGAGGCGGCGGGCGAAAAACCAGGAACCGGCTCCCGGCGATCTAGGGCTCCGACCGCCGGTGCCTCCGGCCGCTTCCACCTCCGTTGCAGGGGCCGATCGACCGAGTAGGACGATACGGGGTGGCGCTAAGTCTCTGGGTGAGGCTAGCGCGTCTAGTGGTGTTCCCTCGCCACCCGATCTCGCTGGACAGAGGGCAATCATCCGAGAGATCGTTGAGATTGAACTCGAGAAGGAAATCGCCGAGGGTAAAGTGGGTGCTCCTAGCTCTCGAGAACCTCGTGGAAGGAAAAAAGACAACAGGGTGGAGATTGGTAGAGGTAATGATGATTTCGTCAAAGATGAAGTGGATGCGGAGAAAGAGGGCGAGATGGCTGTGGATCTGGATGAGGGAGATTTGGAAAGAAAGAGAGATGCTAGGGCATTGAGTGAGGAGAGGAGAGAATCCTGGCTACACTGCGACGATGAATGGGAAGGGATCGAGTTGAGCGATGTGCAGAAAGTGTTCAGAATTGCGACCCAGTTTGTTGATGGAAAGAAGGGCGCGGAAGCAGTGTCGAAACTGAGTAGCGAGTTGCAGATGCAGCTGTATGGACTCCGAAAGGTTGCGACCGAAGGTCCTTGCTATGAGCCACAACCCATGGCTTTCAAGGTTTCTTCTCGCTCCAAATGGTATGGCTTTTACCGCCCCTTTTTAAGTCAAACAGTTTCACTTAGACTCTATTTTTCTGCTGAAGATCTACAAGCTTTTATGTTTGATttctgtgtgtgtgtgttttgcaTGCCTGTTGCCTTACCTCTAGCCTAATAGCAAGGGGGACTCAGTAGAACTTTAATCTCTCACAGGGTGCGATCAATAGTCCCGCGAAGTTATAAATTAACTGATTTCACAAGGTGATAACTCTACCGTGGTTTTAGACAATGAAGATATGTTAGATTTTAGGATGAGTATGGATGTTGTCATACACATATTTGGAATCATCATCTCTGCGTTAAAGAATTTTCACCAACTAGGGAGTTCCTTTTTTATTTGGCCTTCTGTTAGTTTTGATCATTTGAGTGTAAATCTGAAAATTACTAGAACAAATAATAAATGGAATGTATGAAATTGTAGATTTGTTTAAGACGCTGGAAAAAATAACAACATTATGTTTCTCTAATGATTCAAttaacttgagaggaagaaccTGAATAGAATTTTGTCTGCTAAACATTTCTCTTGAATTAATGATTTAATTGGCTCAACATGAAATGGGAAATCAAAATCTTTAACGATCATATAAAGAACTAAGTCTAGATAGTGGCTGAGAAAACCTTTATAAC
Coding sequences within it:
- the LOC122016037 gene encoding acyl-CoA-binding domain-containing protein 3-like isoform X2 encodes the protein MADPWFIIFLFFVSVLLPIVVVYLAYKHDEPVGPPRSAEIGKPPVPATSVLTSSSPPRSDRPRRRRRAKNQEPAPGDLGLRPPVPPAASTSVAGADRPSRTIRGGAKSLGEASASSGVPSPPDLAGQRAIIREIVEIELEKEIAEGKVGAPSSREPRGRKKDNRVEIGRGNDDFVKDEVDAEKEGEMAVDLDEGDLERKRDARALSEERRESWLHCDDEWEGIELSDVQKVFRIATQFVDGKKGAEAVSKLSSELQMQLYGLRKVATEGPCYEPQPMAFKVSSRSKWHAWQRLGNMNPEVAMELYTSLLSENVPEWFAEKLWETKVDRVSGIDQHDPKVSSDLNTDTC
- the LOC122016037 gene encoding acyl-CoA-binding domain-containing protein 3-like isoform X1, which codes for MADPWFIIFLFFVSVLLPIVVVYLAYKHDEPVGPPRSAEIGKPPVPATSVLTSSSPPRSDRPRRRRRAKNQEPAPGDLGLRPPVPPAASTSVAGADRPSRTIRGGAKSLGEASASSGVPSPPDLAGQRAIIREIVEIELEKEIAEGKVGAPSSREPRGRKKDNRVEIGRGNDDFVKDEVDAEKEGEMAVDLDEGDLERKRDARALSEERRESWLHCDDEWEGIELSDVQKVFRIATQFVDGKKGAEAVSKLSSELQMQLYGLRKVATEGPCYEPQPMAFKVSSRSKWHAWQRLGNMNPEVAMELYTSLLSENVPEWFAEKLWETKVDRVSGIDQHDPKVSSDLNTDTWYG